The Virgibacillus sp. MSP4-1 genome has a segment encoding these proteins:
- the comGD gene encoding competence type IV pilus minor pilin ComGD, with the protein MCQLKQKEAGFTLIEMLVVLTIFMTLVFITAPVNTNVQKELKVQQFFSLFEQDVLWMQNQAITKNEIYRLHWHPDSHKYEIRQSGLGKLMVRRNYSSEIEVELKSFQLPFSFYPSGAPNQPGVLLIHTEEDTFQVTFPLGKGRFYVTKTST; encoded by the coding sequence ATGTGTCAATTAAAACAGAAAGAAGCTGGCTTTACCTTAATAGAAATGCTTGTTGTCCTAACGATATTCATGACCCTCGTTTTTATTACAGCTCCAGTGAATACAAACGTACAGAAGGAATTAAAAGTTCAGCAGTTTTTCAGTCTGTTTGAACAGGATGTATTATGGATGCAAAATCAGGCGATTACAAAGAATGAAATATACAGACTGCACTGGCATCCGGATTCCCATAAATATGAAATCCGGCAAAGTGGACTTGGAAAGTTAATGGTAAGACGAAATTACAGCTCTGAAATCGAAGTGGAATTAAAATCTTTCCAGCTTCCGTTCTCCTTTTATCCATCCGGGGCACCAAACCAGCCTGGTGTACTGCTTATCCATACGGAAGAGGATACTTTTCAAGTTACATTTCCACTAGGGAAAGGACGATTTTATGTCACAAAAACTTCAACCTGA
- the comGC gene encoding competence type IV pilus major pilin ComGC gives MKNENGFTLIEMLIVLMVISVLLILTIPNIGKHNTLIDKKGCDAYVELVQSQVQVYKLENDSYPTELSLLEGDYIKEDDSACPNGVEIDAEGNVAKVE, from the coding sequence ATGAAAAATGAAAATGGTTTCACTCTTATCGAAATGCTCATTGTATTAATGGTTATTTCTGTTCTATTAATCCTGACCATCCCTAATATTGGGAAACACAATACACTCATTGACAAAAAGGGATGTGATGCGTATGTGGAGCTGGTTCAGTCACAGGTACAGGTCTATAAGCTGGAAAATGATTCATATCCAACAGAATTATCACTCCTGGAAGGGGATTACATAAAGGAGGATGATTCCGCATGTCCAAACGGGGTTGAAATAGACGCTGAGGGCAATGTCGCAAAAGTAGAGTAA
- the gcvPB gene encoding aminomethyl-transferring glycine dehydrogenase subunit GcvPB → MADQKDFPVIFELSKEGRKGCSLPDLDVPEADLASEFGDDYIRTEEPDLPELSELQLIRHYTALSRRNYGVDTGFYPLGSCTMKYNPKMNEDVARFEGFSHVHPLQETETVQGSLELMYDLQTSLEEISGMNTVTLQPAAGAHGEWTGLMMIRAFHEKNGDTERTEVIVPDSAHGTNPASATVAGFKAVTVKTDENGLVDLEDLKRVAGPKTAAFMLTNPNTLGLFEEHILEMAEIIHDAGGKLYYDGANLNAIMGYVRPGDMGFDVVHLNLHKTFTGPHGGGGPGSGPIGVTAELASFLPKPVLVKNGDFFEFDYNRPQSIGRVKPYYGNFGINVRAYTYIRTMGPDGLKKVSEYAVLNANYVMRRLQKKYALPFDQHCKHEFVLSGRNQKKLGVRTLDIAKRLLDYGFHPPTIYFPLNVEEAMMMEPTETESKETLDEFVDAMLEIAEEAEDDPELVQDAPHTTVVSRLDETLAARKPVLRYMKEQ, encoded by the coding sequence ATGGCTGACCAAAAGGACTTTCCGGTAATTTTTGAACTTAGTAAGGAAGGACGTAAAGGCTGCAGCTTGCCTGACTTAGATGTTCCAGAGGCAGATCTTGCAAGTGAGTTTGGGGATGATTACATTCGTACAGAAGAACCGGATCTGCCTGAACTAAGTGAACTGCAGCTCATCAGACATTATACAGCGTTGTCAAGACGTAATTATGGTGTCGACACAGGTTTTTACCCATTAGGGTCCTGTACGATGAAATATAATCCGAAAATGAATGAAGATGTGGCGAGATTTGAGGGATTCAGTCACGTCCACCCTCTACAGGAAACAGAAACAGTTCAGGGTTCACTGGAATTAATGTATGATTTGCAGACATCCCTTGAAGAAATCAGCGGAATGAATACCGTGACTCTGCAGCCTGCAGCAGGTGCACATGGAGAATGGACCGGATTAATGATGATTCGTGCCTTTCATGAAAAGAATGGGGATACGGAACGAACAGAGGTTATTGTTCCTGATTCTGCCCATGGAACCAATCCGGCTTCAGCTACAGTAGCTGGTTTTAAGGCCGTAACAGTAAAAACAGATGAAAATGGTCTAGTAGACTTAGAGGATTTAAAACGTGTTGCGGGGCCGAAAACAGCCGCTTTCATGTTAACAAACCCTAACACACTTGGTTTATTTGAAGAACATATTTTAGAGATGGCAGAAATCATTCATGACGCCGGTGGCAAACTGTACTATGACGGGGCTAATTTAAATGCAATTATGGGTTATGTCCGGCCAGGTGACATGGGATTTGATGTGGTTCACTTAAATTTACACAAAACCTTCACAGGTCCCCATGGTGGTGGCGGTCCAGGTTCAGGTCCAATTGGCGTAACAGCGGAACTGGCTTCATTTCTGCCTAAACCTGTTCTTGTTAAAAATGGTGATTTTTTTGAATTTGATTACAACCGTCCCCAATCAATCGGACGTGTAAAACCTTATTATGGTAACTTTGGTATTAATGTCCGTGCCTATACGTACATTCGTACCATGGGACCTGATGGATTGAAAAAGGTTAGTGAATACGCCGTTTTAAATGCTAATTATGTGATGCGCAGGCTTCAGAAAAAATATGCCCTGCCTTTTGATCAGCATTGTAAACATGAATTTGTTCTATCAGGAAGAAATCAGAAAAAACTCGGTGTACGCACATTAGATATAGCAAAAAGACTGCTGGATTATGGCTTCCATCCCCCAACCATTTACTTCCCGTTAAATGTGGAGGAAGCCATGATGATGGAGCCTACAGAAACAGAATCAAAAGAGACGCTGGATGAGTTTGTTGATGCAATGCTTGAGATTGCAGAAGAGGCAGAGGATGACCCGGAACTGGTCCAGGATGCACCGCATACGACAGTTGTCAGCCGGTTAGATGAAACCCTGGCAGCGAGAAAACCTGTACTAAGGTATATGAAAGAGCAATAA
- a CDS encoding YqhG family protein has protein sequence MEQQTIHSYLQKFFELNACELKGNDSGVLTVKLNEELDRLLLNRPFYWEYIKKIGQEGEPATLTFITNPNKREEKGEWIHFGSPRLHQIFQYQLKHGKYTMLYEQASQAALNPWLVVNIKISYIGQQKKDEILSVGLHLISGVMVFDFMERIKSIHFHTVIPDYCFTISPIIKIQSGYRRIEGYIRQYLDSMEHQWAELSYNKFQQEKEILTHFYESYLQSADEEEQEQLTERYDNEIDHLKKRLLPKIHIEPINGGLFYMSEKTEKALRA, from the coding sequence ATGGAGCAACAGACTATTCATAGTTATCTTCAAAAATTCTTTGAGCTTAATGCATGCGAACTGAAAGGAAATGATTCAGGTGTTTTAACGGTAAAGTTAAATGAGGAACTGGATCGTTTGCTTCTTAACCGTCCTTTTTATTGGGAATATATAAAGAAAATCGGTCAGGAAGGAGAGCCCGCCACCCTGACATTTATCACAAACCCGAATAAACGAGAGGAAAAAGGGGAATGGATTCATTTTGGGTCACCAAGACTGCACCAGATCTTTCAATACCAGCTGAAACACGGTAAGTATACAATGCTTTATGAACAGGCCAGTCAGGCAGCACTTAACCCGTGGCTTGTAGTGAATATCAAAATAAGCTACATTGGTCAGCAGAAGAAGGATGAGATTTTATCCGTCGGTTTACACTTAATAAGTGGTGTGATGGTATTCGATTTTATGGAAAGGATAAAATCCATCCATTTTCATACGGTTATCCCCGATTATTGCTTTACGATTTCTCCTATCATAAAAATTCAAAGTGGCTATAGGCGAATCGAGGGCTATATCCGTCAGTACCTGGATTCAATGGAGCACCAATGGGCCGAGCTGTCCTATAATAAATTCCAGCAGGAAAAGGAAATCTTAACCCACTTCTATGAATCCTATCTTCAATCCGCGGATGAAGAGGAGCAGGAACAGCTGACAGAGAGGTATGATAACGAAATAGATCATCTTAAAAAACGATTGCTGCCTAAGATCCATATTGAACCGATAAACGGCGGTCTATTTTACATGAGTGAAAAAACCGAAAAAGCTTTGAGAGCATAA
- the comGB gene encoding competence type IV pilus assembly protein ComGB, whose amino-acid sequence MLLVLLMKIRSKNFFTRESKLTLADQILLTRRLSALLQNGYSLNKALQLISLDPKQGAVAEHIQKKLIKGKHIDKIFQGLGFSPIVTSYLYFSRSTGQLGDSLANGSALLSRLKQFQDQLKKVLQYPLLILMFLVVLMVALKFFLLPSLSELYVGIQNSDPNLSPKIFASIEFFINLFFITCLLILLISAIWSVIKSKLSTDLKIRIYAFLPLVRKIKSLETSFLFSFHFSSLLQSGLSVKNALQIISEQTHLPVLKRYSVMLMRSVYAGQSLHLAVENFPLVEKELGLIFKRSMQDGTLEKDLNNYAHLLVETFLEKMSKSITYIQPMFFILFGVIIIFVYLSILMPMFGLINQI is encoded by the coding sequence ATGCTCTTGGTTTTACTAATGAAAATACGCAGTAAAAACTTTTTCACGAGGGAAAGCAAGTTAACTTTAGCTGATCAGATACTGTTAACCAGACGTCTATCCGCCCTCCTACAAAATGGGTACTCTTTAAATAAAGCTTTACAGTTGATTTCGTTAGACCCTAAACAGGGAGCTGTAGCTGAGCACATTCAAAAAAAGTTAATAAAAGGAAAACATATTGACAAAATCTTTCAGGGACTTGGTTTCTCCCCTATTGTCACCTCTTACCTTTATTTCTCACGTTCTACAGGTCAATTAGGAGACAGCTTAGCAAATGGCAGTGCTTTGCTCAGTCGATTGAAACAGTTTCAGGATCAGCTGAAAAAAGTATTGCAGTATCCTTTATTAATTCTTATGTTTTTAGTTGTGCTTATGGTTGCCTTAAAGTTTTTTCTCTTACCCTCATTAAGCGAATTATACGTGGGTATTCAAAACTCAGACCCGAACCTTTCACCTAAGATCTTTGCATCCATTGAGTTTTTTATTAACCTCTTTTTTATTACCTGTTTACTTATTCTTCTCATTTCAGCAATCTGGTCGGTGATTAAATCAAAATTATCCACAGACTTAAAAATTCGAATATACGCTTTTCTTCCCTTAGTCAGAAAAATAAAAAGCCTGGAAACTTCTTTTTTATTCAGCTTTCACTTCAGTTCATTACTCCAAAGTGGGCTGTCCGTAAAAAATGCACTCCAGATCATTTCGGAACAAACCCATTTACCCGTACTGAAACGATATTCGGTGATGTTGATGCGTTCTGTTTATGCCGGACAGTCTCTCCATTTGGCCGTGGAGAACTTTCCACTGGTTGAAAAAGAATTAGGATTGATTTTCAAAAGAAGCATGCAGGATGGAACGTTAGAAAAAGATTTAAACAATTATGCACACCTACTAGTTGAAACATTCCTTGAAAAAATGTCTAAATCCATTACGTACATTCAACCCATGTTCTTTATCCTGTTTGGCGTTATCATTATTTTTGTTTACCTTTCTATCCTAATGCCTATGTTTGGGCTGATCAATCAAATTTAA
- a CDS encoding YqzE family protein, translated as MSGNEIVKYMTQELTKYMQLPKDEREQRKSRRKNEKSSRSNRYFGMLPAAFKMFWDGKRKK; from the coding sequence ATGTCAGGGAACGAAATTGTTAAATATATGACTCAGGAATTGACAAAGTACATGCAATTACCTAAAGATGAACGGGAACAGAGGAAGTCAAGAAGGAAAAATGAAAAAAGCAGCCGGTCCAATCGATATTTTGGCATGCTCCCAGCGGCGTTTAAAATGTTCTGGGATGGGAAGAGGAAGAAATAA
- a CDS encoding rhodanese-like domain-containing protein — MEIIFILVVAIIVYSLTKYLLQKRYLKIVTEEEFKQGYRKAQLIDVREPNEFDRGHILGARNIPLSQLKQRLIEVREDKPVYLYCQSGSRSRRAANILYKNGCRDISQLKGGFKKWTGKIKTKK; from the coding sequence ATGGAAATAATATTTATACTAGTCGTAGCCATTATTGTATATTCACTTACGAAATATCTTCTGCAAAAGCGATATTTAAAAATAGTAACCGAGGAAGAATTCAAACAAGGGTATCGTAAAGCACAATTAATTGATGTAAGAGAACCTAACGAATTTGACAGAGGTCATATATTAGGTGCCCGAAACATTCCTTTATCCCAGCTGAAGCAACGGCTTATTGAAGTTCGTGAAGATAAACCGGTTTATTTATATTGTCAAAGCGGTTCAAGATCAAGAAGAGCAGCGAACATTCTTTATAAAAACGGATGCAGGGATATTAGCCAGCTTAAGGGTGGCTTCAAAAAATGGACAGGAAAAATTAAAACTAAAAAATAA
- the gcvT gene encoding glycine cleavage system aminomethyltransferase GcvT codes for MSELKKTPLFPLYKEYGAKTVDFGGWALPVQFTGIKREHEATRTKAGLFDVSHMGEILVEGPESELFLQKMLTNDLSKLTVNRAQYTFMCYENGGTVDDLLVYKKEEDQFLLVVNAANTTKDYEWLKQHVTDGATVQNVSDEYAQLAIQGPKAEQIVQKLTQTDLSEIKFFRFQDDVQFEGLQAGALVSRTGYTGEDGFEIYLAQPDGPVLWEKILQAGAEEGIAPVGLGARDTLRFEANLALYGQELTKDITPIEAGLGFAVKPQKDVDFIGKDTLRKQKEEGPERKLTGIEMIDKGIPRHGYEVFKGETKIGVITSGTQSPTLGKNVGLALIHHSFTEEGEELEIQVRKRRLKAKVVPVPFYKRK; via the coding sequence ATGTCGGAATTAAAGAAAACTCCCTTATTTCCGCTCTATAAGGAGTATGGGGCAAAGACTGTGGATTTTGGCGGATGGGCGCTACCGGTTCAATTCACTGGTATAAAAAGGGAACATGAAGCGACCAGAACAAAGGCGGGGCTTTTTGATGTTTCCCATATGGGTGAAATCCTTGTAGAAGGCCCTGAAAGTGAATTATTCCTTCAAAAAATGCTGACGAATGACCTCTCGAAACTCACTGTAAATCGTGCACAGTATACGTTTATGTGCTATGAAAATGGTGGTACTGTTGACGATTTACTCGTCTATAAAAAGGAAGAAGATCAATTTTTATTAGTCGTGAATGCAGCGAATACAACGAAAGACTACGAGTGGTTAAAGCAGCATGTAACCGATGGCGCCACGGTTCAAAATGTTTCAGATGAATATGCGCAGCTTGCTATACAAGGCCCCAAAGCAGAACAAATCGTCCAAAAGCTAACCCAAACAGATCTTTCGGAAATTAAATTTTTCAGGTTTCAGGATGATGTCCAGTTCGAAGGTTTGCAGGCCGGGGCGCTTGTTTCCCGAACAGGCTATACAGGAGAAGACGGCTTTGAAATCTATCTTGCTCAACCAGACGGACCTGTTCTTTGGGAAAAAATCTTACAGGCAGGTGCAGAAGAGGGAATTGCACCTGTAGGACTTGGTGCCAGGGATACACTTCGATTTGAAGCGAATTTAGCTTTATATGGGCAGGAATTAACAAAGGACATTACCCCAATAGAAGCGGGGTTGGGTTTTGCAGTGAAACCTCAAAAAGATGTGGATTTCATAGGAAAGGACACATTAAGGAAACAAAAGGAAGAAGGACCTGAACGAAAATTAACAGGAATTGAAATGATTGATAAAGGAATTCCGCGTCACGGTTATGAAGTTTTTAAAGGCGAAACAAAAATCGGTGTGATAACTTCCGGCACTCAATCACCTACACTTGGGAAGAATGTGGGTCTTGCTTTGATTCATCATTCTTTTACAGAAGAAGGTGAAGAATTGGAAATACAAGTAAGAAAGCGTCGTTTAAAAGCAAAAGTTGTACCCGTACCGTTTTATAAGCGTAAGTAA
- a CDS encoding shikimate kinase encodes MKSICLIGFMGSGKTTLGKELAKKLDAVFLDTDEEIIKWRQMGIPEIFQVEGEKRFREYETEVLKGLPQKDTVIATGGGIIEAKMNRDILNNDFFTVYLKTSFKEIKQRLAFDKNRPLWNQEMEKKQQLYENRQSMYEECADQIIQTDDYSTERMVQMIMKCIVHY; translated from the coding sequence ATGAAAAGTATTTGTTTGATTGGATTTATGGGCAGTGGGAAAACTACATTAGGAAAGGAGCTTGCTAAAAAGTTGGATGCTGTTTTTCTCGATACAGATGAGGAAATTATAAAATGGAGGCAAATGGGCATCCCTGAGATTTTCCAAGTGGAGGGTGAAAAACGATTTCGCGAGTATGAAACAGAAGTACTTAAGGGACTTCCTCAAAAGGATACGGTTATAGCTACCGGGGGAGGCATTATTGAAGCTAAAATGAACCGGGATATATTGAACAATGACTTTTTTACGGTTTATTTAAAAACATCATTTAAAGAAATCAAGCAACGGCTTGCTTTTGACAAAAACCGGCCACTGTGGAATCAGGAAATGGAAAAAAAGCAGCAGTTATACGAAAACCGACAGTCCATGTATGAAGAGTGTGCAGATCAAATCATTCAAACAGATGATTATAGTACAGAAAGAATGGTGCAAATGATCATGAAGTGTATAGTTCATTATTAA
- the comGA gene encoding competence type IV pilus ATPase ComGA yields the protein MEACEVLSQKILRSAISKSASDIHFSPSENGTDIYFRLGGKRNFMFSISQPEYQSLLSYYKFSAGMDIAETRMPQNGTLTHHYQQLIYDLRFSTLPVEASESLAIRILPRQMVPQLEQLFLFPSQAKILQKWIQQRFGMILFTGPTGSGKTTTMYALLQSIVENRPFQAITLEDPIERELDNILQVQVNEKAGMSYDAGLKAVLRHDPDILMIGEIRDRHTARFALQAAFTGHLVLSTIHAKNAFGTIFRLQDLGISKADLNQALIGIASQQLLPLGDGLITDQKRAAILELIDGDVLTNAIKGIAPGQYDRFNSFEYLRRKAYALGFTNENTQ from the coding sequence ATGGAAGCATGTGAAGTGTTATCACAAAAAATACTAAGAAGTGCGATTTCAAAATCAGCGTCTGATATCCATTTCTCTCCTTCTGAGAATGGAACGGATATTTACTTCCGATTAGGAGGTAAACGGAATTTCATGTTTTCCATTTCTCAGCCGGAATATCAGTCATTGCTGTCTTATTATAAGTTCTCAGCCGGAATGGATATAGCAGAAACACGTATGCCCCAAAACGGTACCTTAACTCATCATTACCAGCAGCTTATTTATGATTTGCGATTTTCCACCTTACCTGTTGAAGCTTCAGAAAGCCTCGCCATCCGTATTTTACCCCGACAGATGGTTCCACAATTAGAGCAATTATTTCTCTTTCCTTCTCAGGCAAAAATTCTCCAGAAATGGATACAGCAAAGGTTTGGAATGATTCTCTTTACCGGACCAACAGGCAGCGGAAAAACCACCACGATGTATGCCTTGCTGCAGTCTATTGTAGAAAACAGACCCTTTCAGGCAATTACACTCGAGGATCCCATCGAAAGAGAACTAGACAATATTTTACAGGTGCAGGTTAATGAAAAAGCCGGCATGAGCTATGATGCCGGGCTGAAGGCGGTGTTAAGACATGACCCGGATATCTTAATGATTGGTGAAATCAGGGACCGGCATACAGCTCGTTTTGCCCTTCAAGCTGCCTTCACAGGTCATCTTGTATTAAGTACAATTCATGCCAAAAATGCATTTGGCACCATTTTTCGTCTTCAGGATCTTGGTATATCGAAAGCTGATCTTAACCAGGCACTAATTGGTATTGCCTCTCAGCAGCTATTGCCTTTGGGAGATGGTCTGATAACAGATCAAAAGCGTGCAGCTATTTTGGAACTGATTGATGGAGACGTTCTTACTAATGCTATAAAGGGAATTGCTCCTGGTCAGTATGATCGTTTCAATTCATTTGAATACCTGAGGAGGAAGGCCTATGCTCTTGGTTTTACTAATGAAAATACGCAGTAA
- a CDS encoding DEAD/DEAH box helicase has translation MNIDYNFDQPFIKEFDDRIENHGPFCSYDIFEMAYESAKRLAVSNFKGLQSPQHLPHMDFLNHQLDCAKQVVENMNGRAILADEVGLGKTIEAGLILKEYMIRGLAEKILILVPASLVNQWVKELNEKFYIPAVSQRKSYVWEQCDVVVSSLDTAKRPPHRDIVLDQQYDFIIIDEAHKLKNHKTKNYQFVNSLKKTYCLLLTATPVQNQLSDIFNLVTILKPGYLGSYDEFTKTFGNKRTALKQDDKLKELIQNVMVRNRREDTGVEWTKRNVETVWIDFNDEEQMVYNELDHDLVSSDPFTTITLKRELCSSREACYLSLKKMFDKHQEKYDGHSWSKEIIEKIEQLPHHSKAKQMVEIIQQSSEKFIVFTEYRSTQYYLQWFLQQHGITSVPFRGGFKRSKKEWMTQLFENHAQVLVATEAGGEGINLQFCRNMIHYDLPWNPMRLEQRIGRVHRFGQKEDVNIYYLAIKNTIDEHLVSLLYEKINLFERVIGDLDIILQQLNIPDLEDEIKDIYAESESPGEARIKLENLTAAFQNTAEGEVTEDGATDYS, from the coding sequence ATGAATATAGATTATAACTTCGATCAGCCATTTATAAAGGAATTTGATGATCGAATCGAAAATCACGGTCCATTTTGCAGTTATGACATATTTGAAATGGCCTATGAATCTGCGAAAAGGCTTGCTGTTTCCAATTTTAAAGGGCTTCAGTCACCTCAGCATTTGCCGCATATGGATTTTTTAAATCATCAACTTGATTGCGCAAAGCAAGTGGTAGAAAACATGAATGGCCGGGCCATCCTCGCAGATGAAGTTGGACTTGGAAAAACAATTGAAGCCGGGTTAATCCTGAAAGAATACATGATTCGTGGATTAGCAGAGAAAATATTAATTTTAGTCCCGGCATCACTTGTAAACCAATGGGTAAAAGAATTGAATGAGAAGTTCTATATCCCAGCGGTTTCTCAGAGAAAATCCTACGTTTGGGAGCAATGTGATGTCGTTGTATCTTCCCTAGATACAGCAAAACGACCACCCCATCGTGATATTGTACTTGATCAGCAATATGATTTTATAATAATCGATGAGGCCCATAAACTAAAGAATCATAAAACCAAAAATTATCAGTTTGTCAACAGTTTAAAGAAAACGTATTGTCTGCTTTTAACCGCAACACCCGTTCAAAATCAGTTGTCCGATATTTTTAACCTTGTCACCATTCTTAAACCAGGTTATCTGGGAAGTTATGACGAGTTTACTAAAACCTTTGGGAATAAACGTACTGCCCTTAAGCAGGATGATAAATTAAAAGAGCTTATCCAAAATGTTATGGTCCGGAATCGCAGAGAGGATACAGGGGTGGAATGGACAAAGCGTAACGTCGAAACGGTGTGGATTGATTTTAATGATGAGGAACAAATGGTATATAATGAACTGGATCATGATCTGGTCTCCAGTGACCCATTTACAACGATTACCCTAAAAAGAGAGTTATGTTCGAGTCGTGAAGCCTGTTATCTTTCCTTAAAGAAAATGTTTGACAAACATCAGGAAAAATACGACGGTCACTCCTGGAGTAAGGAGATTATTGAAAAAATTGAACAGCTCCCCCATCATTCCAAGGCAAAACAAATGGTAGAAATTATTCAGCAGTCATCAGAGAAATTCATTGTATTTACAGAATATCGTTCGACCCAGTATTACCTCCAGTGGTTTCTTCAGCAGCATGGAATTACGTCCGTTCCATTCAGGGGTGGATTTAAGCGAAGCAAGAAAGAGTGGATGACTCAATTATTTGAAAACCATGCTCAGGTATTAGTTGCGACTGAGGCTGGTGGAGAAGGGATTAACCTCCAGTTTTGCCGTAATATGATTCATTACGACTTACCCTGGAACCCGATGAGACTGGAACAGCGTATTGGAAGGGTACATCGTTTTGGCCAGAAAGAGGATGTCAATATTTATTACTTAGCCATTAAAAATACCATTGATGAGCATTTAGTATCCTTACTTTATGAAAAAATAAATTTATTTGAAAGAGTCATCGGTGATCTTGACATCATTTTGCAGCAATTAAATATACCGGATCTCGAGGATGAAATTAAGGATATCTATGCAGAATCAGAATCTCCCGGGGAAGCCAGAATTAAGCTGGAAAACCTGACAGCAGCTTTTCAGAATACTGCAGAAGGTGAGGTGACAGAGGATGGAGCAACAGACTATTCATAG
- the gcvPA gene encoding aminomethyl-transferring glycine dehydrogenase subunit GcvPA, with product MSFRYLPMTEQDKQEMLHTIGIDSTEELFQDIPEKVRYKERLNIKEANNESQLKKELKELSEQNVNLKTHTSFLGAGVYDHYIPSVVDHVISRSEFYTAYTPYQPEVSQGELQAIFEFQTMICELTGMEVANSSMYDGGTALAEAVNLSAGQTKKKKVIVSGTIHPESLDVIKTYAKGPGLDIVEVGSKDGITDLDQLKEELDENTAGVVVQYTNFFGQIEPLKEIRSLVDGFRKTMLVVSTNPLALGYLTPPGDFGADIVVGDTQVFGIPAQFGGPHCGFFATNKKLMRKVPGRLVGQTVDEEGKRGFVLTLQAREQHIRRDKATSNICSNQALNALGSSVAMSALGKQGLKEMAVLNMQKARYAKRKLEEAGFAIRYKGPFFNEFVVECKRNVSDINRALTERGFIGGFNLERIDSSCKNQMLVAVTEVRTKEEVDQFVKELGDING from the coding sequence ATGAGTTTTCGTTATCTTCCTATGACTGAACAGGATAAACAGGAAATGCTTCATACAATAGGAATTGATTCCACAGAAGAGTTATTTCAGGATATTCCGGAAAAGGTCCGGTATAAAGAAAGATTAAACATAAAAGAAGCCAACAATGAATCGCAGTTAAAAAAGGAACTTAAAGAGTTATCAGAACAAAATGTAAATCTTAAAACCCATACATCATTCCTGGGTGCAGGCGTATATGATCATTACATTCCATCTGTTGTTGATCATGTCATTTCACGCTCGGAATTTTATACAGCCTATACCCCTTACCAGCCAGAGGTCTCTCAAGGGGAACTTCAGGCTATCTTTGAATTTCAAACCATGATCTGTGAATTAACCGGAATGGAAGTGGCCAATTCCTCTATGTACGATGGAGGAACGGCTCTGGCTGAAGCGGTTAATTTAAGTGCAGGTCAGACGAAAAAGAAAAAAGTGATTGTTTCCGGGACTATTCATCCTGAATCCCTTGATGTTATTAAAACTTATGCAAAAGGGCCTGGTTTAGACATTGTTGAAGTAGGCAGTAAGGATGGGATTACCGATTTAGATCAATTAAAAGAGGAACTTGATGAAAATACAGCGGGTGTCGTCGTACAATACACGAACTTTTTCGGACAAATTGAACCCCTTAAAGAAATCCGGAGCCTTGTCGACGGGTTCAGGAAAACGATGCTGGTGGTTTCAACCAATCCACTTGCTTTAGGATATTTAACACCGCCTGGAGATTTTGGCGCCGATATCGTTGTGGGTGATACTCAGGTGTTTGGGATTCCTGCTCAGTTTGGTGGTCCTCATTGCGGTTTTTTTGCCACAAATAAAAAACTCATGCGTAAAGTACCGGGACGACTGGTTGGTCAGACCGTGGATGAAGAAGGAAAGCGTGGATTTGTTTTAACTTTGCAAGCCCGTGAACAGCATATTAGACGGGATAAAGCAACCTCTAATATATGCTCAAACCAGGCACTGAATGCTCTTGGTTCCTCCGTAGCTATGAGCGCCCTGGGGAAACAGGGGTTGAAGGAAATGGCTGTGCTGAATATGCAAAAGGCGCGTTATGCCAAAAGAAAGCTGGAAGAAGCCGGCTTTGCTATACGATATAAGGGTCCGTTCTTTAATGAGTTTGTCGTTGAATGTAAACGCAATGTATCAGATATTAATCGGGCGTTGACAGAACGCGGATTTATAGGCGGATTTAATCTGGAAAGGATTGATTCCAGCTGTAAAAACCAGATGCTGGTTGCTGTTACAGAGGTGCGCACAAAAGAGGAAGTGGATCAATTTGTAAAAGAATTGGGTGATATCAATGGCTGA